The following proteins are encoded in a genomic region of Heliangelus exortis chromosome 7, bHelExo1.hap1, whole genome shotgun sequence:
- the FBXL15 gene encoding F-box/LRR-repeat protein 15: MMSVTPSRGCLLDLPWEDILVPHILCHLPLQQLLSLQRVSRAFQALIQLYLANMRCFDSTQIGASIPRAAFVSLLKDNEVLQQLCLQNCSEWLTDRELLPVIGQNQHLQRVQLKGCAQLSRHALVALSLSCPGLRHLSLAHCEWVDSLALRSLADHCPGLQALDLTACRQLKDEAICYLVHKCGGLKSLSLAVNANVGDAAVEEIARCCPELEHLDLTGCLRVKNDSIRVLAEYCPKLRSLKVKHCHNVAESSLSILRNRGVELDVEPPLQRALVLLQDVVGFAPFINLQI; this comes from the exons ATGATGAGTGTGACCCCTTCCAGGGGATGCCTCCTGGACCTGCCCTGGGAAGACATCCTGGTGCCACACATCCTCTGCCACctgcccctgcagcagctcctcagcctgcaGAGGGTCAGCAGGGCCTTCCAGGCCCTCATCCAGCTCTACCTGGCCAACATGCGCTGCTTTGACTCAACCCAG ATCGGAGCCTCCATCCCCCGGGCTGCTTTCGTCAGCCTGCTGAAGGACAACgaagtgctgcagcagctgtgcctCCAGAACTGCTCCGAGTGGCTGACCGACAGGGAGCTGCTCCCGGTCATCGGGCAGAACCAGCACCTGCAGCGGGTCCAGCTGAAGGGCTGCGCGCAGCTGAGCCGCCACGCGCTGGTGGCCCTGTCCCTCAGCTGCCCCGgcctcaggcacctctccctGGCTCACTGCGAGTGGGTGGACAGCCTGGCCCTGCGCAGCCTGGCCGACCACTGCCCGGGCCTGCAGGCCCTGGACCTGACGGCCTGTCGCCAGCTGAAGGACGAGGCCATCTGCTACCTGGTGCACAAGTGTGGAGGGCTcaagtccctgtccctggctgtCAATGCCAACGTGGGCGACGCCGCCGTGGAGGAGATCGCCAGGTGCTGCCCCGAGCTGGAGCACCTCGACCTCACGGGGTGTCTGCGGGTCAAGAATGACTCCATCAG GGTCCTGGCTGAGTACTGCCCCAAGCTGCGGTCCCTGAAGGTGAAGCACTGCCACAACGTGGCTGAATCCAGCCTGAGCATCCTCCGGAACCGTGGGGTGGAACTGGATGTGGAGCCCCCGCTGCAGAGGGCTCTGGTGCTCCTGCAGGACGTGGTTGGCTTTGCCCCTTTCATCAACCTCCAGATCTag